In the genome of Nymphaea colorata isolate Beijing-Zhang1983 chromosome 9, ASM883128v2, whole genome shotgun sequence, one region contains:
- the LOC116260560 gene encoding 14-3-3-like protein D, translated as MASLSKDRESFVYVAKLAEQAERYDEMVDAMKKVAMLDVELTVEERNLLSVGYKNVIGARRASWRILSSIEQKEESKGNEAHVKRIREYRHKVESELSSICNDVMTVIDEHLIPSSPAGEATVFYYKMKGDYYRYLAEFKSGNERKEAADHSLKAYETASSAAEADLPSTHPIRLGLALNFSVFYYEIMNSPERACHLAKQAFDEAISELDTLSEESYKDSTLIMQLLRDNLTLWTSDIPEDGAEDQKMDISTSGKEENGE; from the exons ATGGCGTCGTTGTCAAaggatcgagagagcttcgtgTATGTCGCTAAGCTCGCAGAGCAGGCGGAGCGATACGATG AAATGGTTGATGCAATGAAAAAGGTAGCCATGTTGGACGTAGAGTTGACAGTGGAGGAGAGAAATTTGCTCTCTGTGGGGTACAAAAATGTGATTGGAGCTCGCCGAGCCTCATGGCGGATACTTTCTTCAATTGAGCAGAAGGAAGAGTCTAAAGGGAATGAAGCACATGTGAAAAGGATACGAGAGTACCGTCACAAGGTGGAATCAGAGCTTTCAAGTATCTGTAATGATGTGATGACTGTCATTGATGAACATCTCATACCTTCATCACCAGCTGGTGAAGCTACTGTTTTTTACTACAAGAT GAAGGGTGACTACTACCGATATTTGGCTGAGTTCAAGTCTGGAAATGAGAGAAAAGAGGCTGCTGATCATTCGCTGAAAGCCTATGAG ACAGCTTCAAGTGCAGCGGAGGCTGACTTGCCATCCACACATCCCATTAGATTGGGATTAGCATtaaatttttcagttttttattatgaaatcaTGAATTCACCAGAGAG AGCTTGCCACCTTGCAAAGCAAGCCTTTGATGAGGCTATTTCTGAACTTGACACTTTAAGTGAAGAATCTTACAAAGACAGCACTTTGATTATGCAACTGCTGAGGGACAACCTAACACTATGGACATCTGACATCCCCGAGGATGGAG CTGAAGACCAAAAAATGGATATCTCTACCAGTGGtaaagaggaaaatggagag TGA
- the LOC116260314 gene encoding heavy metal-associated isoprenylated plant protein 28 has protein sequence MRVHMDCAGCEIKIRKALQRLQGVDSIDIDMRMQKVTVTGHADPKKVLKTVRKTGRRAELWPSPYNTDHAYIHHYHHHQYQPPHATSRTSSSYNYYKHGYDGHMHGYYHGPPRPSLFSDENPHACSIM, from the exons ATGAGAGTTCACATGGATTGTGCTGGATGTGAGATTAAGATCAGGAAGGCTCTTCAAAGACTTCAAG GAGTTGATAGCATTGATATAGACATGAGAATGCAGAAGGTGACAGTAACAGGCCATGCAGACCCGAAGAAAGTGCTTAAAACAGTAAGGAAGACCGGGAGGAGGGCTGAGCTATGGCCATCCCCATACAATACGGACCATGCATACATCCATCACTACCACCATCATCAGTATCAGCCTCCGCATGCTACATCCCGTACATCATCATCATACAACTACTATAAGCATGGGTATGACGGCCACATGCATGGCTACTATCATGGTCCTCCCCGTCCTTCTCTCTTTAGTGATGAGAATCCCCATGCATGCTCTATCATGTAA
- the LOC116260208 gene encoding aldehyde oxidase GLOX-like: protein MASIKTFLLLYLLLLYICNNNELLSAARIGIGGYWEILLNSSGVVAMHMALTNRNTVIMFDQTGAGPSAFYLQHRIDGRRCTTSYQDINDGTCWAHSVEYDILSNSIRPLQLQTDPWCSSGVLLSNGTLIQTGGYADGYRKVRYFMPCSDKSCDWIESNSELAADRWYASDQILPENDRVIIVGGRRSFNYEFLPKSFAEEEVFELPLLRQTDERRVEDNLYPFLHLSSDGNLFIFANQDSILLNYKNGKIVKQFPRLEGSRNYPSTGSSVMLPLDHSDGFKKVEIMICGGASPGAFNAAKEGRFLNGLRTCGRMVITDENPKWEMERMPAPRMMNDMIILPTGDILIINGALQGSAGWTNAINPELRPLLYRPTDTPGNRFSYLEASKIPRMYHSTAILLPDGRILVAGSNPNERYSYTNVDYPTELRAEAFIPHYMDSFYDDQRASNLQVGEGTNLVRYGERFTLRFMLMSKPKNGMGFHVYAPPFNTHSISMNQRMLKLECVELVREVNGAARAHLIAPNAIAAPPGYYLIFVVNGGIPSEGQWLRFIH from the coding sequence ATGGCATCGATCAAAACCTTTTTGCTTCTCTACTTGTTATTGTTatacatatgcaacaataaTGAGTTGCTATCAGCAGCCAGAATTGGAATTGGCGGGTATTGGGAGATCCTCTTAAACAGTTCTGGAGTTGTGGCCATGCACATGGCCTTGACAAACAGGAATACTGTCATCATGTTTGATCAGACTGGAGCTGGACCATCGGCCTTCTACCTCCAACACCGAATTGATGGCCGAAGGTGTACGACGTCATACCAAGACATCAATGATGGAACATGTTGGGCTCATTCAGTTGAGTATGATATTTTGTCCAATTCTATTAGACCACTCCAACTACAGACCGACCCTTGGTGCTCCTCTGGTGTTTTACTTAGCAATGGCACACTCATACAGACGGGAGGGTATGCTGATGGCTACCGAAAAGTTAGATATTTTATGCCATGCTCTGACAAGAGCTGTGATTGGATTGAATCTAATTCAGAGCTTGCTGCAGATCGATGGTATGCATCTGATCAAATTTTGCCAGAAAATGATCGTGTGATCATAGTTGGTGGTAGAAGATCTTTCAACTATGAGTTCTTGCCCAAGTCTTTTGCTGAGGAGGAGGTATTTGAACTACCATTGCTAAGGCAAACTGATGAAAGGAGGGTGGAAGACAACCTCTACcctttccttcatctttcttctgATGGAAACCTGTTTATATTTGCAAACCAGGACTCAATCCTTTTGAACTACAAGAATGGTAAGATAGTGAAACAGTTCCCTCGGTTGGAAGGTTCTAGAAACTACCCAAGCACCGGATCATCTGTCATGCTACCACTTGACCACTCAGATGGGTTCAAAAAGGTTGAGATAATGATCTGCGGTGGTGCAAGTCCAGGTGCATTTAATGCAGCAAAAGAGGGAAGGTTCTTGAATGGTTTAAGAACGTGTGGGAGAATGGTGATAACAGATGAGAACCCCAAGTGGGAGATGGAGCGCATGCCTGCCCCAAGGATGATGAATGACATGATAATTCTCCCCACAGGTGATATTCTAATCATCAATGGTGCGCTACAAGGAAGTGCAGGATGGACCAATGCAATAAACCCAGAGCTAAGGCCACTTCTTTATAGACCAACTGATACTCCTGGGAATAGATTCTCATACTTGGAAGCTTCAAAGATTCCAAGGATGTACCATTCAACTGCTATCCTTTTACCAGATGGAAGGATCTTAGTGGCCGGAAGCAACCCAAATGAGAGATACAGTTATACCAATGTGGACTACCCAACAGAGCTTAGAGCTGAAGCTTTTATTCCTCATTACATGGATAGCTTTTATGATGATCAAAGGGCTAGTAATCTTCAAGTTGGAGAAGGTACAAATCTTGTTAGATATGGAGAAAGATTTACTCTGCGTTTTATGTTGATGAGCAAACCAAAAAATGGGATGGGTTTTCATGTTTATGCACCACCCTTCAATACACATTCCATATCAATGAACCAGAGAATGCTCAAGTTGGAATGTGTGGAATTGGTGAGGGAGGTTAATGGTGCAGCTCGTGCACACTTGATTGCTCCTAATGCTATTGCTGCACCTCCTGGTTATTATTTGATATTTGTTGTTAATGGTGGCATACCTAGTGAAGGGCAGTGGTTGAGATTCATCCATTGA
- the LOC116260312 gene encoding phosphoenolpyruvate carboxylase, housekeeping isozyme: MSKLEKLASIDAQLRLLAPGKVSEDDKLVEYDALLLDRFLDILQALHGDDIRETVQDCYELSAEYEGKRDTQKLEELGNVLTSLDPGDSIVVAKSFSHMLSLANLAEEVQIAYRRRNKLKKGDFVDEGSATTESDIEETLKRLVVQLNKSPEEVFDALKNQTVDLVLTAHPTQSVRRSLLQKHGRIRNCLTQLYAKDITPDDKQELDEALQREIQAAFRTDEIRRTQPTPQDEMRAGMSYFHETIWKGVPKFLRRVDTALKNIGIDERVPYNAPLIQFSSWMGGDRDGNPRVTPEVTRDVCLLARMMAANLYYSQIEDLMFELSMWRCSDELRVRANELHSSSRRDAKHYIEFWKQIPPSEPYRVILGDVRDKLYNTRERSRQLLASGFSDIPEEASFTNVEQFLEPLELCYRSLCACGDRPIADGSLLDFLRQVSTFGLSLVRLDIRQESDRHTDVMDAITRHLGIGSYRDWSEEQRQEWLLSELRGKRPLFGPDLPKTEEISDVLDTFHVVAELPSDNFGAYIISMATAPSDVLAVELLQRECRVKKPLRVVPLFEKLGDLEAAPAAVARLFSIDWYMNRINGKQEVMIGYSDSGKDAGRLSAAWQLYKTQEELVKVAKQYGVKLTMFHGRGGTVGRGGGPTHLAILSQPPDTIHGSLRVTVQGEVIEQSFGEEHLCFRTLQRFTAATLEHGMHPPVSPKPEWRALMDEMAVIATKEYRSIVFQEPRFVEYFRLATPEMEYGRMNIGSRPSKRKPSGGIESLRAIPWIFAWTQTRFHLPVWLGFGAAFKHVLDKDIRNLSVLQAMYNEWPFFRVTLDLVEMVFAKGDPGIAALYDKLLVSEGLWPFGERLRSDYEETKRLLLQVAGHKDLLEGDPYLKQRLKLRDAHITTLNVCQAYTLKRIRDPNFLVNVRPHISREITEANSSAAELVKLNPTSEYAPGLEDTLILTMKGIAAGMQNTG; the protein is encoded by the exons ATGTCGAAGTTGGAGAAACTTGCGTCCATTGATGCACAACTGAGGCTTTTGGCGCCGGGAAAGGTCTCGGAAGATGATAAATTGGTTGAATACGACGCCCTTCTTCTGGATCGTTTCCTCGACATTCTTCAAGCATTGCATGGAGATGATATCCGAGAAACG GTTCAAGATTGCTACGAGCTTTCGGCCGAATATGAGGGGAAACGTGATACCCAAAAGCTTGAGGAGCTTGGAAATGTCTTGACAAGTTTAGATCCAGGGGATTCAATTGTTGTTGCGAAGTCCTTCTCACACATGCTTAGCTTGGCTAACTTGGCTGAAGAGGTTCAGATTGCATACAGAAGGCGGAACAAGCTTAAAAAGGGTGATTTTGTGGACGAAGGTTCAGCTACAACTGAGTCGGATATTGAAGAAACTCTGAAAAGATTAGTAGTACAGTTGAATAAGTCACCTGAAGAAGTTTTTGATGCCCTGAAAAATCAAACTGTTGATTTGGTTCTCACTGCACATCCCACTCAGTCAGTTCGAAGATCCTTGCTTCAAAAGCATGGAAG GATCCGTAATTGTCTGACCCAATTGTATGCCAAGGACATTACTCCTGATGACAAGCAGGAGCTTGATGAGGCTTTACAGAGAGAG ATTCAAGCTGCTTTTCGGACTGACGAAATCAGGCGTACTCAACCAACACCTCAAGATGAGATGAGAGCTGGGATGAGTTactttcatgaaacaatttggAAAGGTGTTCCAAAGTTCTTACGTCGTGTTGACACAGCATTGAAGAACATAGGAATAGATGAACGTGTACCTTACAATGCTCCTCTTATTCAGTTCTCTTCTTGGATGGGTGGTGATCGTGATG GAAATCCTAGAGTAACTCCTGAGGTGACAAGGGATGTCTGTTTGCTCGCTAGAATGATGGCTGCAAACCTATACTATTCTCAAATAGAAGACCTTATGTTTGAG TTATCTATGTGGCGCTGCAGTGATGAGCTTCGCGTTCGAGCAAATGAACTACATAGCTCCTCACGAAGAGATGCAAAACACTATATAG AATTTTGGAAGCAAATTCCCCCAAGTGAGCCATATCGAGTTATACTTGGAGATGTTAGAGATAAGTTGTATAATACTCGTGAGCGTTCTCGCCAACTGCTGGCCAGCGGATTTTCTGATATTCCAGAAGAAGCAAGCTTTACAAATGTTGAGCAG TTTCTGGAACCACTTGAACTATGTTATCGATCACTTTGTGCTTGTGGTGACCGGCCAATTGCTGATGGAAGCCTTCTGGATTTCTTACGCCAAGTGTCAACATTTGGTCTTTCACTCGTAAGGTTGGATATCAGACAAGAGTCTGATAGACACACTGATGTCATGGATGCAATTACCAGGCACTTGGGAATTGGTTCGTATCGTGATTGGTCAGAGGAACAGCGTCAGGAATGGCTGCTGTCAGAACTTCGTGGAAAACGTCCGCTATTTGGTCCTGACCTTCCCAAAACTGAGGAAATTTCAGATGTGCTGGACACGTTTCATGTAGTTGCTGAACTTCCATCTGACAATTTTGGAGCTTACATCATCTCAATGGCCACAGCTCCATCGGATGTTCTTGCTGTTGAGCTCTTACAACGTGAATGCCGAGTGAAGAAACCACTGAGAGTAGTTCCATTGTTTGAGAAGCTTGGTGATCTAGAAGCTGCCCCTGCTGCTGTGGCTCGACTCTTTTCTATTGACTGGTACATGAATAGGATTAACGGAAAGCAAGAGGTCATGATTGGATACTCGGATTCTGGCAAAGATGCTGGAAGATTGTCAGCTGCATGGCAGTTGTATAAAACTCAGGAGGAGCTTGTTAAGGTTGCCAAGCAGTATGGAGTGAAGTTGACAATGTTCCATGGTAGAGGAGGAACGGTTGGCAGAGGTGGTGGCCCTACACATCTTGCCATATTGTCTCAGCCACCTGATACCATCCATGGATCTCTTCGTGTCACTGTACAAGGTGAAGTTATAGAGCAGTCATTTGGAGAGGAACACCTATGTTTCCGAACTCTTCAGCGTTTTACTGCTGCTACCCTTGAGCATGGTATGCATCCTCCAGTTTCACCTAAGCCAGAGTGGCGTGCCTTGATGGATGAAATGGCTGTTATAGCCACTAAGGAGTATCGATCCATTGTGTTCCAGGAACCACGTTTTGTGGAATATTTCCGCCTT GCAACACCAGAGATGGAATATGGTCGAATGAATATTGGAAGCCGACCATCTAAAAGGAAACCAAGTGGAGGGATTGAATCACTTCGTGCCATCCCATGGATCTTTGCATGGACACAAACCAGGTTCCATCTTCCGGTTTGGTTAGGATTTGGAGCAGCATTCAAGCATGTTCTTGATAAGGATATCAGAAACCTCAGTGTTCTACAGGCCATGTACAATGAGTGGCCATTTTTCAGGGTCACACTTGATTTGGTTGAGATGGTGTTTGCCAAAGGAGATCCTGGTATAGCAGCTCTTTATGACAAACTGCTAGTGTCTGAAGGACTATGGCCATTTGGAGAGCGCCTGCGATCCGACTATGAAGAGACCAAACGCCTACTTCTTCAG GTTGCCGGCCACAAAGACCTTCTTGAAGGAGATCCTTATCTGAAACAGAGGCTGAAATTGCGAGACGCACACATCACAACCCTCAACGTATGTCAAGCTTACACACTTAAGCGGATCCGTGATCCCAATTTCCTTGTGAACGTCAGGCCACATATATCAAGGGAGATCACAGAAGCAAACAGTTCAGCTGCGGAACTGGTTAAGCTGAACCCAACGAGCGAGTACGCCCCAGGCCTGGAGGATACTCTCATTTTGACCATGAAGGGAATAGCTGCTGGCATGCAGAACACTGGCTGA